A section of the Phaseolus vulgaris cultivar G19833 chromosome 8, P. vulgaris v2.0, whole genome shotgun sequence genome encodes:
- the LOC137826274 gene encoding uncharacterized protein translates to MSELTPKQGEIITESQNKQDHEQVVVISQKKLKRRLCLMVTGALLLLLIVLVIVAIILALTLFKTKDPRTQLVAATLEGISPRVTFPAIDIQINVTLDLKVQVENRNRASFKHEGGKSVLLYKGKEVGETYIYPGLIPSRGSAILSCRLTLQADELASNLTTFFEDVMDGDISMDTVTRIPGKVTFLGFIKKHIVAKSFCQFTVSIPNFKITNQNCKNKAKL, encoded by the coding sequence ATGTCCGAATTAACACCAAAACAAGGAGAGATCATCACAGAATCACAAAACAAGCAGGACCATGAGCAAGTGGTGGTGATTTCACAGAAAAAGCTTAAGAGAAGACTGTGTTTAATGGTCACTGGGGCACTGTTGTTACTGCTCATTGTGCTGGTCATAGTGGCAATTATCTTGGCCTTAACCTTGTTCAAGACCAAAGACCCAAGGACTCAACTTGTGGCTGCCACTTTGGAGGGTATAAGTCCCCGTGTCACATTTCCTGCCATTGACATACAAATCAATGTCACTCTTGATCTCAAGGTCCAGGTTGAGAACAGAAACCGTGCTAGTTTCAAGCATGAAGGGGGAAAGAGTGTGTTGCTGTATAAAGGAAAAGAAGTTGGAGAGACATACATATACCCTGGTTTGATTCCTTCAAGGGGGTCTGCAATACTTTCATGCAGACTCACACTTCAAGCGGATGAACTAGCTTCCAACTTGACCACTTTTTTCGAGGATGTAATGGATGGAGATATCTCTATGGACACCGTTACTAGGATTCCTGGAAAAGTTACCTTCCTCGGattcataaaaaaacatattgttGCTAAGTCCTTTTGCCAGTTCACTGTTAGTATTCCTAACTTCAAGATTACAAACCAGAATTGCAAGAATAAGGCCAAGTTATGA